GCACTTCACACCCTCGATGCCCCCGGGAGCCACGTGCTCCCGGGGGCATCGTCGTCTCCGCGGGGGCACGCCTCTAGGCAGCAGGCGCCGGCGTCGCCAGAATGTCCTCAGTGCGCTCCGCACGACATCGATCGAACAGGAGGGGGACGGCCATGGGGCTGGATGACATCGTGAATCAAGGCAAGCAGTTCCTGGAGCAGAACAAGGACAAGATCGACGAGGTGATCCACTCGGACAAGGCCGAGGAGGTCAGCGACAGCGTCCTCGACGTGGCCGCCGACGTCGTGAAGAAGGTCGCGCCAGACCAGTTCGACGCGAAGGTCGGCGAGGTCCGCGACCAGGTCGACGGCGCGATCGGCACGTGAGCTGCGAGCGGGTCCGACGGGGCGTCGCACCGTGTCGAAAACGAGATCAAAACCGGCTTGACGCTGGGTCGTGCACCCTCTAGCGTCAGCAGTGGTCAGTACGACGCCGGGGGGCTGAAAACCGACTGAATGAACTGTGGGGGTTCGTTCCGCCGCATCGCGCAGAGTCTGCGCGTGTGCACGGTGACAGGTTGTGGGGGCATGAGCGCTGCTCGTGGATGTATGGGGGATGCTGTTCGGGGGACCCGAGCGCACTCGTCGCGGTTCGGCGTTTCCGACCGCGTCTCCCTGGCTCCTGCCGGCGATGGACGATTCGCCGTCGATGTGGATGCCGGGGGGCGTCCTCATCGCGGTCGTCCGCGCCTGCGCGTCGTTCTGAACGCTGCGCCATCGCGTCGGGGGGACGCGGCGCGCTGAGACCCGGGGCGCGCGGTCGGGGGGTCGCGCGTCCCGCGGAGACCGGGAGGGGTGGGCTTTCCCCAAGGGCCCACCCCTCCCCTTTTTGTGTCTGCCGCGCACGGCGAGGGACCAGGGCAACGCCCGGCATCCCGGCGCGACACGCCCGGGTTTGCGACACGCCCGGCGGACACGTAGACTAGACCAGTTCCACATTCCTGCGTGCGCGTCAGCGACGTGCGGGATCACTGCCAGGGCAGTGCATAGGCGGCGCATCCTCTTCGGAAAAGCGCACTGACCTAGGCCGCGGGCAGCAGAACAACACAATCCGATCTCTCCTGGAAACAGGATTCGCCCGCGTGCGCGCGAACGATCGGAACTGACATCAGAACAGTGGTGCGCAAGTGCCCGGCACAACCCTGTGCCATGTGCGTCCAATGCCCCCTGAGCGATCAGGGCAGGTACGACGCGAGAAAGAGAGTGAGCAGACAATGGCGGGACAGAAGATCCGCATTCGCCTGAAGTCGTATGACCACGAGGTCATCGACACGTCGGCGCGCAAGATCGTCGACACGGTGACCCGCGCAGGCGCCACCGTTGTGGGCCCCGTGCCCCTTCCGACCGAGAAGAACGTCGTGTGCGTCATCCGGTCGCCCCACAAGTACAAGGACAGCCGCGAGCACTTCGAGATGCGCACCCACAAGCGCCTGATCGACATCATCGACCCGACGCCCAAGGCCGTCGACTCGCTGATGCGTCTCGACCTCCCGGCCGACGTCAACATCGAGATCAAGCTCTGAGGTCCCGGTCATGGCACACATCAACGAAAAGGTTTCCAAGGGCCTGCTCGGCACGAAGCTCGGCATGACCCAGGTCTGGGACGAGAACGGCAAGCTCGTTCCCGTCACCGTCATCGAGGTGGCCCCCAACGTGGTCACCCAGGTGCGCACGCCCGAGCGTGACGGCTACAACGCCGTTCAGATCGCCTACGGCCAGATCGACCCCCGCAAGGTCAACAAGCCCCAGACGGCCCATTTCGAGGCCGCGGGTGTGACCCCCCGCCGCCACCTCACCGAGGTGCGCACCGCGGATGCCGCTGACTACTCACTCGGTCAGGAGCTCACCGTGGACGCCACCTTCGAGGCCGGCCAGCTGGTCGACGTCGTCGGCACCAGCAAGGGCAAGGGCACCGCGGGTGTCATGAAGCGTCACAACTTCAAGGGTGTCTCCGCCTCGCACGGTGCGCACCGCAACCACCGCAAGCCCGGCTCCATCGGCGCCTCGTCGACGCCGAGCCGCGTCTTCAAGGGCATGCGCATGGCCGGCCGTATGGGTGGCGAGCGCGTGACCGTCCTCAACCTCACGGTGCACGCCGTCGACGCCGAGAAGGGTCTGCTGCTCGTCAAGGGCGCCGTCCCCGGTGCGCGTGGCCGCATCGTCTACGTCCGCAACGCAGTGAAGGGTGCCTGATCATGGCTGACTCGACTCTCGCGCTCGACGTCCACAGCCCCAGTGGCAAGAAGGCCGGCTCGGTCGCCCTTCCCGCTGCGCTGTTCGACGTCAAGACGAACATCCCGCTGATCCACCAGGTCGTCGTCGCGCAGCTCGCGGCGGCTCGCCAGGGCACGCACTCGACCAAGCGTCGTGGCGAGGTCTCCGGTGCCGGCCGCAAGCCCTTCAAGCAGAAGGGCACGGGTAACGCCCGTCAGGGCTCCATCCGCGCGCCGCACATGACCGGTGGTGGCATCGTCCACGGTCCGAAGCCGCGCGACTACTCGCAGCGCACCCCCAAGAAGATGATCGCCGCCGCCCTCCTGGGCGCGCTGA
The DNA window shown above is from Microbacterium laevaniformans and carries:
- the rpsJ gene encoding 30S ribosomal protein S10 codes for the protein MAGQKIRIRLKSYDHEVIDTSARKIVDTVTRAGATVVGPVPLPTEKNVVCVIRSPHKYKDSREHFEMRTHKRLIDIIDPTPKAVDSLMRLDLPADVNIEIKL
- the rplC gene encoding 50S ribosomal protein L3 — translated: MAHINEKVSKGLLGTKLGMTQVWDENGKLVPVTVIEVAPNVVTQVRTPERDGYNAVQIAYGQIDPRKVNKPQTAHFEAAGVTPRRHLTEVRTADAADYSLGQELTVDATFEAGQLVDVVGTSKGKGTAGVMKRHNFKGVSASHGAHRNHRKPGSIGASSTPSRVFKGMRMAGRMGGERVTVLNLTVHAVDAEKGLLLVKGAVPGARGRIVYVRNAVKGA
- the rplD gene encoding 50S ribosomal protein L4, with amino-acid sequence MADSTLALDVHSPSGKKAGSVALPAALFDVKTNIPLIHQVVVAQLAAARQGTHSTKRRGEVSGAGRKPFKQKGTGNARQGSIRAPHMTGGGIVHGPKPRDYSQRTPKKMIAAALLGALSDRARGGRLHVVDSFGIEGAPSTKAAAAVLAELAPTKNVLVVIERGDELAVKSVRNLAYVHVLSFDQLNAYDVLVSDDIVFTKAAYDAFVASKSATTEEVSA